From the Alphaproteobacteria bacterium genome, the window AATCCACGGTCCCCACTTGTCCTGCGCAGCCGCCTCGTCCACCGGCAGCTGCGCCGCCACCGCCACCGTCGCCGCGCCGCCACCGCAACCGTCGCCGCGCCGACCAGCAACGTGGTCTTCAGCGAGGCCGCCGGGCGGGCGGGCGAAAACTTGCTCGGAATGTTGGAAAGGTTGGCTAGCTTGGCGTCGTCAACGCGTGCGGCCATTTGGGCGGCTCCCCTTGCTCGCGCCGCTGCCAATCGCCTGAGGGTGCGGCGCCGATTGCTCTATGCGTGGGTACCGTCTGAAACGCAAGAATCGACGGCACCTCGGTTCATTCCGCACATTGCGCGCGCGGATTGGAGCCCATCTTGCCACCTTTGCGCGGCGATTTCCAGCCTCGTTCGGCACCGATTCCGGCCCGAATTCGGTCATTTTCGCCATTTCATGGTCCCGTGCGCGCCGCGGCGTCTTGGTGACGCGGACCCGGAACTTCGCCATTTCATGGTCCCGTGCGCGCCGCGGCACCTCGGTGACGCGGACCTGGTGCTCGAATTGCCCCTCACCCAGCTCCGGCTATTCTCGGCAGCGCCTCGCCGAGCCTCCGCATCCCTCTCCCCAATAGGGGCGAGGGACAATGCGCCGCGCTCGGTCGAACTCCCTCTCCCCTCGAGGGAGAGGGTCGGGGTGAGGGGGGATCGAAACAACCGGTCCTGCGCCGCGCCCGGGATGACGCATGAACCCGCGGGCATGGGGATGGCGGGGTCGGCCATGCCGGCGATTCAGCGCTGTGCGACGCGCTTTGACTGGCGCGCGGCAGGGAGTACACTGCCCCACGATACGCTGGGGTGCCGGACATCTGCGCCGGCTGAGAGCATACCCATCGAACCTGATCTGGATCGTGCCAGCGGAGGGAGCGTCATGTCGTCCAGCCTCAAACGCCTGTTTTCAGCCATTTCGACCCGTATCATTGCAGCGTTCTTGTGCTGCGCCGCGTTCGCCGTGCCGCCGGCCGACGCCGCCGATGCGAATATCCCCGTCCTGGTGCCGATCACCGGGTTCCTGTCGCTCGAAGGCACCAGCCAGCGCAACGGCGCGGTGCTGGCGCTGGAAAACCCGCCCGCCGAGATCTCGGTGACCTACGACGTCGCCGATACCTCGACCGCGCCGGAAGTCGCGGTCAACGCCCTCGAACGCGCGCTTGCCGACGGCGACGCGACGGCGGTGGCGGCGTCGATGTTCGGCCCCCAGATGCTGGCGATGATCCCGCTCGCCGACCGCCACGGCGTGCCGCTGGTCACCGTCTCGGGCACGGCCAAGATTACCGAGCTCGGCAGCCCGTGGGTGTTCCGATTCTTCCCCGGCGACACGGTGGCCAAGGTGGCGCAGGTCGACTACGCGGTCAACGAACTGGGCATCACCAAGCCGGCGATGATTTACCAGACCACCGCCTACGGCCAGTCGGGCGCCGCCCATATCGGCGAAAATCTGCGCCGGCTGGGGATCGCGCCGGTGCTCGAGGAGGGGCTCGACGTCAAGGTCAAGGACATGACGCCGGTACTCGCCAAGGCGCGGGCGGCGGGCGCCGACGCGCTGCTGCTCCAGCTCCATTCGGGACCGACCGCGCTGTTGGTGCGGGCGGCGGCAGCCGGCAATCTGGGCCTGCCTATCGTCGCCGGGTCGGCGATGCACCAGCCGTCGACGGCGGCGCTGCTCGACCCGGGTGAACTCGACGGCGTGTGCGCGGAAAGCGCGTCGTCGCCGATATCGGGCGGGACACCGGAGATGGATGCCTGGCTCGAGCGCTACCGCGCCGCTTTCGGCACCGAACCGGACGCCTTCGCGCTCGGCCAGTACGACGGCACCATGATGGTGTTGAGCGCAATCGCCGCCGGCGCCCGCTCGCCCGCGGAGGTGCGCGACTATCTCGCCGGCAATTCCCATGACGGGCTGGCCATGACCTACCGCAGCGACGGCAGCGGCAACATGGCCCATTCCGCGATCATCGTCTGCTATGACGGAGAGACCCGTATCCCCCGGGTCGTCAAGGTCTTCGACAACGTCACCGGCGCGCTCGACTGACCGCGGAATGACCGGCCGGCGGCGGAAGGCGGTCGTCCGATGACGCTGCTTCAGCTGGTCATCAACGGTGCCGCGCTGGGCGCCGCCTATGCTCTGGTGGCGCTCGGTTTCGTGCTGATCCTGAACGCCACCAACGCGGTCAACTTCGCCCAGGGCGACCTCGTCGTCGCCGGCGGTTTCGTCGCCGTCGCGCTGGCCGGCTTCCTGCCGGTCCCCGGCATCCTCCTCCTGCCCCTGGTGCTGATACTGACCTTCGTCCTCGGCCTGGCGTTCTC encodes:
- a CDS encoding amino acid ABC transporter substrate-binding protein translates to MSSSLKRLFSAISTRIIAAFLCCAAFAVPPADAADANIPVLVPITGFLSLEGTSQRNGAVLALENPPAEISVTYDVADTSTAPEVAVNALERALADGDATAVAASMFGPQMLAMIPLADRHGVPLVTVSGTAKITELGSPWVFRFFPGDTVAKVAQVDYAVNELGITKPAMIYQTTAYGQSGAAHIGENLRRLGIAPVLEEGLDVKVKDMTPVLAKARAAGADALLLQLHSGPTALLVRAAAAGNLGLPIVAGSAMHQPSTAALLDPGELDGVCAESASSPISGGTPEMDAWLERYRAAFGTEPDAFALGQYDGTMMVLSAIAAGARSPAEVRDYLAGNSHDGLAMTYRSDGSGNMAHSAIIVCYDGETRIPRVVKVFDNVTGALD